cctcttcctcacacacTCGGTTCTGTCCCGGCAGCAAAGGATGATTTTAAAACGGATGGTTCAAAATCAACGATATAAAAGCCGGGAAATAATGACTGCGGCGGTCCTCTCTGTCTTACAGCACATATTATTGACTACACTGCCATACAATGGCAAAATGAGGTAATTGAACCTATATTCAAAGTCATGAGGGTGTGACTCTTATCTGTAACACGTGATGCGTTTAATATCAATGGAATTATGAAGCAGACTGGTAGCTGCAGGCTAAGAATTAAAAAGATGGGAAAGAAAAATGCACCACAATATTCAGCGTAGATTTCAGTTTATCACATTCAACTAAACTATGCACGATTTAATTCTACACCAACGCTAGTTTGACTTTTAAGTCACTGTTCACTCAGCTACACAAGTCTACTGAGACTCAGCGCTAACATACTCACCACGACGCGCGGCCCGATCCGAATGTCTGCGGGGCAACAAAGGGGCAGTGGGACAGAACCAATGGGAGGACGTCCTTTCAGACAACACAGAGACTGTCCTCGTATAAAGGCCTCCAGTCCACTCTCTGATCAATAGAAATGGTCCGTAGTGCATTGGCCTTCATAATGGAGTCTAGTAAATTCAAGTCAGCCAAACACGGTGTAGAAATCTCAGAGTGATGATGAATAAAGCTTTTGTTCATGAACAACTAACAGTTGAGATTCAAAtttcaaaaatgttctttttccagccattttaatatttgtattgtttattttcaaccaatatattattttgttttggacTCTGCTGGATAGAACAATTGGAATGTTTCACCTTAAGCTTTCGGagatttaaatgacattttggaagaaactaaaaataatcaaCAGATGGATCAATAATGGACGTCGGGATGGACACAGATGTTGCAGCTGCCACCATTCGCTTCTGAAGACAGATTTTACAGACTGCGCCCTCACTGAACAGTCTCTCATTTGACCTTGTCCACAGAACTTTGGTCTTAGTCTAAATTCAGAAATCCAAGCTATTTGTCACCCTAGTTGCCATGGTTTCACATCCCCCTGCAGTCGCATGCTCTTTCTGAGCCAAAACAGGGACCTTTAGGCTTCTCAAATTAACCAGTTTTCCGATGTCGTAGTCAACGCTGGCATTTGTATGAAAGCATCACTCTGTACTTTCACCACAAAAGCAAAGTGAATGCATAAATTAAATCATAAACAAGTCAAATAAATTGTATAAAAAGCATCACAGGCCAACGTTGAGGACAGAAAGCCATACTTCTCATAAGAGCTTCTCCTATTCAGAAATAGCAGCAGTTAAAAATAACCTGTTTTGTTTCCCTCTCCGCTTTCCCTTTGCCCTTTCTCCCCGTTATGCTGCACAAGCGTGCGTACGTACGTACCCTGCAAGTTTGACAGCGCGTATTCCAGCCCTTTCATGGCCTTCACCTGATTGCTCTTGAAGCGGGCCAATCCAAACTCCTGGGAAAAGACAGAACAGGAAATGACTTTACATCAGGGGGacatgtgaaaacaaacagcacttAGCCAAcaagtcctctctctctctccctctttcactcGAGACATCAAAGTCTGGCATATTCCATATTTAATAATTACCATTACTTACTACTTGACATATTTTTGGCACAGTTTTCAGCTCTCCCATCAAATCTCACACTTCTTTATTCTGCCATTTGGACGTAGGATCCCACGCCTTCATATTACCCCTTTAAGCAGTAAAAATGGATTCTATAACTTACCGACattatgaaaagaaatgtatttactaAAACTCTAGAGCAAAAACATATATCGTTGTACACTATTGAATGAACACAAGTAGTGGATGATTGTCAAGAAGCCTACTATTAATCTCTCCAAGCTGATCAATTCATATGTCATTTATGTACAGAAAATGACGACTTTTTTAGTAACAAAATAAGACTATGATGAAAATATACATTCTTCTGGGAAGTGCAGAATGACGCCTGGGTATTTACTAACTTCACAAACAGGGGGAAAGTACCTGAATCGGTCTGGAAAGTCCATAAACATTTGAGGATATCCACGCCTCTCGCTTCAGCTGGGTGGTGGCCGGCTGCTCCTCCGAGTCCCGGAAAATACAGCGCTCTTCAACTGACTAACaccgggtgtgggggggggagcaaagAGACACCAGATGAGGCAATGGACAAAGCTGTGTGACTTTTATAGTTTGTCGCGCATGACGCAAGCCGTCAGGAACGGAAGCTGATTTCAATGCAGATTAATAAATGAACACACTTTACCTGCATGATCTCCACCACTTTATGTTGCAAGCTTCTTTGTTTAGGTTGAATGCAAGTGCATTTTAATTCACAATATATCAAACATAACAGTAGCAAAACTCCCAGGTGGGATTTGTGGAGAGTGTTACGCTTTGATCAGCCGATGTCTTCGATTACAGCGCGTTATTTAGCTGAACGTCTTGCGGCAGATCAAACAGAGTAGCTTAACTCCACGCTGCATTAGTGTGTAAGCGTACAGCGGCGGGTGTGTGAAAGTAGCACATCCTAAAGCCGCATAATGTACCAGTCTCTTCAAGGTCCCTCGTCCCCTCGAGATGAATACATCCCACCAGCCTTCAAACACTCGCCCCCTTTGAAGATCAGGCTGCTTGAATTAATGTTTCCTCCTCGCTTGGACTGAACTCACCTGCACAGAGTTCAGTCTTTTCTACTCGGTCTACATAGTTTACAGTGTCACGCGAGAAGAAACACATCAACGAGATCTTTAGGAATACGAGCACGAATGAGAAGTGAGCGCACTGCATAACGTTGAGTGAGTGTGGCCAGAGATCTGCAGTGCTGCACCTCTACCGACCTCTAAAAGAGAGGTCAGTTCAGTTATTGTGAACTTTAACCACCTGATATCGGCAGTCACTTCTTTTGGTCACTTGGGAGCAGCTGTGAACACAACACCACCAATATAGCAATAATAAGCTATAATAAATTTGcagttgtgtttctgtgcaacTATAACTCTCACATAGCTTAATCGCCACCTTCTTCTGAGGTACAAACCATATAATGGACTCTTTTGCAGGCTAAatgctgcattttttttaaccagctcGACACTTATAACTATGCTTGTTCTTTTCAAAGGCTTGTGAGAAATGTTCTGCGAAAAATAGTTGAAAGGGAAATGTTACACCAAGAGAAATAAACCACAGAAAATCAGACACCTCACCATGAGTGTTGTGTGGTTGAGGTTCCAGGTGTAGATGGTCAAACTCCTGTTGACAGGGTCCACGATGGAGTCCTCGATGATGTACACAGAGCGAGAGATGCCGGCGGGGAACAGACGCTCGGCCCAGCGAGGCAGCCGATTGGTCTTCATCAGGAGGCGTCTGGAGAGAAGCCGGTGGTCCGCAGTCACCTCCCGGTACACAACGTCCTCTGTGAGAACATGGGTGCTGATTGATAtaacaaaacaaagtcaatAGACTGAGGATAGTCGAATGGTTTGAGTGACCTGCAGGCGAAAACGTCTCAACGTACATCTGAGTGAGTGTGCGCTGGTTTAAACACAGACATGGAAAGAAATGTGAACATCTCCTTTCACATCCAAGTTATAATTTCACGTCTGTTTAAAACATGTGGCCCCCTTTTAAAACacccaaagaaaaaaggaaggtATATAGTTGTTCCATTTGTCACTTAGCATTTGAATGGAGAAACGGTCGGTGATGATCTGAAGCCGGATCACAAAAGGGACAATTATTCTAATCAAAAAATTAAATTCTAATCAATCAACAGTGATCTGAGAATGTAAACAGCTGGTGAAACATCTAATTAAAGTATTAATAAGAGATAAATGTTCCCAATGAGTCTTGTGTCGCCCTTTCTACAACTAAACAAACATGTGCAAGTATGATTGTGGGTTATTATTTTTCAAGTACtatacctttaaaaaaatatatacaattcTCAGCTTTTCAAAGCTTTTCTCAACCGCTCAATTGTTTACAATAAGCTTCTCTGACAAAATACCACGATTGAAATCATTACCTGAATGGGTTGGGATACCTCTGCCAAAAAGCAGAGACAACGTGGTCCCAGGTGCTCCCGATGTCTATGTTATTACTAAAATACTTGACCATTTTTCACTCTTTGCACAGGATGTCCTGGATCTGGAGCCCTGAGTTCCCTGGATAAACAAGACAATGAAAACGTGTGTGCTGACTCCATTCAAAATCTGCCACCGTCCTGTAAAAGGAGAAGGGAAAGGGATCAATCCTCTGTCAAATAAAAGGGCTATTACAGATCAAATATACTTACAAACTAAATATAGTTACATTTTCACAGTGTGCGTCACAGATGACGACATAGATTTCTATTAGCACGTCTTGGTAGGTCAGGTGTTGCATATAATCGCATGTCCTCCTATGAATGGTTGCATCTGTGTGCATATGCGTGTTCCGTGTCATGACTTCCAGGTGCAGCTCCCTGGTGAGTGATGGAGAGCAGCTGGATGGAGGTGAGGGCTCCACAAAAGCGCCTCCTTGCTCTGCCCACGCTCTCTGATCTGGTCTTCAGTTACACATTTGGGTGTCGTATCTACTTTGGGTGTTGTGCACCTCCATAGGTTGCTGCTTCTGAGCCGGTTGCCACACAGGCCACAACAGCTAACACACAACTTTCCAGCAGCTGAGGTAACGAGACTTGTTCTTATTAGCTCGGTGGCTAACATTGACTGTATATAAGGGTGCTTCCTCCGATagctaacagctagctagcTTGAGTGGGTTTACCGTGACAGTCGGCATGCTATTTATTGTTGAGTtaccacaacaacagcagcacaacCAAGGTTAACTGCGTTGAGTCGTAGCTAACGTCAACCTTGTGAGAGGAATCTTACCGGAAGTCACAGCGGAGGAAATAGCAGGTTACTGGACGTCCGCAAAGTGTCCTCCTGCTTGCTAGTGGCCTGTTAGCGGATCGCATGCTTCATCCTTCGTGGGACGGACAGAGCCAGCGGGGAGCCGGTGCAGGCGGCTCGGACTACGGACCACAGACTGTTTCGTACTTTGCTTTTCCTCCTCGTTCATATCCGGCAACAAACCAGCGTGGAAGGCGGAGGCCGCCATCTAGTGTACCGGAGAGTCGTGGCCTTCGATGAGAAGGTTTCAGGGGTGTTTAATTCGAACGTGGACATGGTCACGTGGCTCAGCATATGTATGTAGTCAGCAACTGACTTTCAAATGAAATTATTTCAATTGTACGTTATCTTAACATTTGtcaaataaatgattaattatTCGAAACTACTTTAGCTTTAGAAAGGTTATTATAACCACATTGTCGTTTCCCTGCTgcgttattaaaaaaaaatgatgtcatcCAACAAAGCCACACTATTATTCTCGTATTCTTTTCATCTTGAAATAAGATAAATGTGTATGAATGGACTTTACCCCTGCTTATTGATAGCATCGATCCAATATCACAAATCAACTATTTTTGGCCTATGTGGCACATCGTATATCCTGACACCCGATTTGGATATTATTAGGAAGAGATATCCTTACTGCTAGGCCCTATTGGTCAAGATGCTATCACCATCAGGGATTGTAATCCCAACCATGACAAATGCCGCTAATAAAATGCGTTTGCAtagcaatacaaaaaaataaaataaaggaaaataaaaatgtgtcacaTGTGCTCTTCCGGGCCAGTGGGTGtcgctgtaaaatgtgtgtacTCTCCTACTGGTGCGTCATTTCCGCTTGTTCTTCTTCGTTCGCCCGCACGGGGAAGTGTCCTCCGTGGTGTCATTGTAGGTTGAATAtccaaaaggttaaaaaaaaacaatgtctggATACACACCGGACGAGAAGCTCCGCGTCGAGCAGATTAGGACGCTGCGGAGAAGGTGGCTGAAGGACCAGGAGCTCAGCCCGAGGGAGTCCGCAATACAAGCTAAACCCTCCGGCGCCGTTGCTAAGTTCTGGGCTGGCTTTCTGGAGCCCAAGAGCCTGTGGAGACTTTACGTGAGTCCCGGTGCAcagctagctaaagctagctagctagctagccaaaCAACCACCGATGCTAACTCGACTTATGCGAGCTATCGGATAACAAACTGGTGTTTCAAATTAACTAGATATATGACCACTGCTATTTTGTAAGCTAACATATAACACTGTAATGTATAAAACGTTACGCTGGCGTAGTATACGTTAACAGCTTAACGTGATGTCAACCTTCTCATCTCTTAACGTGACAGGCTTGTTTTTATTTCGAGTGTTAAAGCGATGAATTGTGCTTATTGTACAACATGAATCATTTTATGGAGGGTCGTATCAGCATATATTCATTCAATATATGGTTGAATTAGGAGAAATGGCAGTAGATAAATAGCTGATGACTTTCAAAGAACCTGAGAGTGGAGGCTTGAAACTTTGATGGTGAagtgatcatttgaaaaatgtcaatagaaatgtattttttctaccTAAATTATACACACTATggtaatatattttacattcataAACTGGTATAATTAAAATTATAGAGAAAGCACCAGTCTGTGTTTAAGTGTGCATTTTCTGCTTTGAGCAGTCAAAATAAGCAGTGGTCTACTATGTACTTTCCTGCTATATAAGCTGTCTCTTATGTGTGTCTTCTTGCAGACCTACAAAGCATACAACGGTGGAGTTTTTGCATTAACACGGTTGTTGATACCAGCTTGGATTGCTCACTACTGTGTGAAATACCATATTGCTGTAAGTAAACGGAAATGTTTTACATTAATTTGTAATGCTTGTAAGCCAGTTATGAGTAAACTGATGGTTTCTCTTTGGCAACCGAtttgctgatgttatttttattgttgtcatgtcatcagctttgcaaatgttCCCATACAATAACATACGTGCTTAACTGTTATTTAATTCTTTGGGTAGCATACAAGTTGGGTAACTTATACAGAAAGTAGGACTACTTTAGAGTAACACACGCAGCAATGACTTTAATCCTTTAAAGACTTTaattctttccttctctcttgcATTTGCACAATGGTACCATACATCGCTACACATTAAATGCATGCATATTTCAGCATACCGAATACTAATTTCATTGTCCCCTACAGCAAAGACCATATGGCATTGTGGAAGTGAAACCCAAGCTGTATCCCGTAAGTGTgactaatttatttattaagtttTGTACATACAGCTGCATATTGTCTTGATTGACCAGCCATAGTAAGATGTTTTTGTCCCAAAGTCTGATTACGTGTTAACAGGCGAGAGCCCTGACAATGGCCTAGGAGAGCTGTAATGTGAGATGTCTTATTGGGGGAAAAGAGTAAATCTGAACTTTgtccttgtttttgtgttaagGGTGACACCATTCTGGAAACGGGTGAAATTGTTCCAGATCTCCCCGAGACCCATGGCCATCACTGAAGTTGGAATAGTTCAGTAATTTTCTGTTGTAAAAACTGTGTATATGccaataaaatattataaaatcaTTTCTGAGTACTATAAAAACTGTATTGTGTAAATACTGACATATTACACTGCAAatttgtgtatatgtatgtatgcttCCATGAGTGAGGGGCTGACGTACATCTTTAATATTTTAGAGATAACTGTAGATTTCAATTTCATAACGGGGAGCTTAACTTGTTTGatacttttccttttgaaaaaggATAATGGGAGGAGATGTTATAAGGGGAAAGCCTCTAAACGCAATAATCTTACAACAGATATCAGTTCGTAAGTAAATTAATTTTATGGAGAATATAATAGATGGGACTTAAATGAGACATTTTACTGTTATCAAAATTTGAGATTCATTCAAGCTCTGATGCAACATAAGTTAAAAACGTACAATCTTTAGATACACCGTTTTTCCCAATCACAGATGTAGCCTAATGAGCATAAGATGTTGTTTGCAAGACATAGTCAAACTTTTAAATGGAGCTGAAATTGAATCTGAAAATGTTGACTGAGAACAATATTATGTAGTATCATCTAAGCAGCCATTAAATATAGGCTTTAATGGCTGCTATTCTGTTGGCTATCGGTTGGAAGTGGGCTTTATGCGGGTTACAGTTTTCAAACTAGAATAGCTATTGTCACTTAACTTTTAATAGGAAGTCATGTCAAagatttctctttattttattttgcctgGGAACAAGtcgcttttattctgaagggcgGAAGTGGGTCGTAGTTCgaactggggggaaaaaaatactcTGAATGTTCGGCAGGATTTAGAAGGAGTGTTATGAAGCCAGGCTAGATGATGGGTACCTATAAATGAAGGAGTTTCTACAAGACGGGGCAGGCTGATCAGTTACCAACACCATACGTGTCTGGGAAAGACAAAAGTAATTATtgcacaacttttttttccgaACGTCCTAACTAGCCGTAGTGGCACTAGCCGCTCTAGCTAATGCTACATAGCTAACGTTAATAGCTCTAACGCCCTAGCCGTTTTAactagcatgctaacgttagcgaaCCAAGTTCATCCGTTCGTCAACTGACGTCAGAGCTTGAAGCTTCCATCGGTAGTATTAATTATGTAACTCTGACACGATCGCCTGTGTGGATGTCAGGACCGTCAGCACCTCTATATCTCTGTTTAACGTTACCGAAACTCACTGCTAGCTACTCATGAAACCCCTGACGGTGCTCGACACAGGCTAACATGCTAGGCTAACCATCGTTAACGCTACCCGAAAAACAACACTGCGATCGAAGGAACACACGAATGTCTATTCAATTGTAGGCTTGATTCGACGTGTCCTTTTCCCTGGTGCCATGTACATCAAAGTTAGCAATAGATGAGTAAGACATTTAACGTTAAATACAGCCGATTTATTATTAGGATCATGGCAGATGTTCTGTATCATAGACGCAGCATTAGCGTGACGTTATGGTCTTTTGGTTTGAAGCGCTATATATTGTTCCGTTTCTCATTATGATACATAGTAGTTGTTATAACACTACTAGCTTGTTACTACACGATGATCATGACACAATGACACTTTCAAACCGTGTTTTAATCGATCGAGTAGGACCGTGTAGGGCTTTAAGGTTATTTATGTAACAGTAAGAAGACAATTGAGTGCTGACAGTTATGTCAAACACAACTGATATGTCATAATAGTTAAACCGTAGTCCTAGAATAACCATAGAACATTATTATCTTCGCTATAGTGAATGGTGAAGAAAACGTAGCAGGTCATATTCCCCTGTAATGAATCCTCTGCAAATGTGGTACCTTCTCAATATGTGAAAAAAGACACGCCGGTTGCTGTTTTGTACGTGCAATAATTTAACCCTTTTTTTCTCATCATGTCAGATTATGTCAGCGATCAAGGTTGCCCTGCAGCAGAGCCAGAAGAAGGGCAAAAGGAAACCCTCTGAAGAAATGTCTGCAGATGTGTCACCCGACTCCAAATGTCCTATCTGTTTGGACCAATTCAACAACATTTCCTACCTGGACGTCTGCCTTCACAAGTTCTGTTTCAGGTGTATTCACGAGTGGTCCAAAAACAAAGCCGAGTGTCCCCTATGCAAACAGTCCTTTAATTCTATCTATCACAGTATAAATTCAGAGCAGGATTTTAAGAAGTACGACCTGCAACCGGTGGAGAATGCCTCCTTTGGGACTTTTGGTGGCGTGCGGTTTAGATACCGCACAACTCTTACCGGAGTCCATCGACAGATGCGGGGTCGGACCTCTCCACCTCCAGACAATGGAGTCATGTTTGAAGCCTCCTCAAACCCTCCACAACAACCGCAGGACCGCTACATCCGGCGGGTGATGATGAGGTTGGCGGCCAAGAGGAGGGCCGCGAGTGAAGGCAGGGCAGTGAACAGCCTCAGAGAGCAGGAAATGGTCAACTTCAGGAGGGAACTGTACCGACAGGGCGTGAAGATTCGGAGTGTCCGGGATGGTGGCCGCTCCCGCGACACCTCGGCTGAGTTCTTCCAAAGAAATCCTGCCTGCCTGCACAGACTGATCCCCTGGCTGAAAAGAGAACTGGTTGTGTTGTACGGCGCCCACGGCTCTTTGGTCAACATCGTTCAACACATCATCATGTCGCGCATCACACGTTACGATATGGAGGATGGAGCTAttcaggaggagctgaggccgTTCCTCCAGGGGCGCACAGAGCACTTCCTGCACGAATTCATCAGCTTTGCAAAGTGTCCTTTCAATATGGAGGCCTACGACCAGCATGCCGTCTATGACTGCCCAGCCGCGTCCTCCAACGAAGACAGCAGTGCCAGTTCGTCTGTGATCGCCATCTCAGAGGATGAGGAATACTCGGCGGAGTCAAACCCTCCCGGAGACCCCGCGTCTTCGCTCAGCCACTCTTTGTGGGATGATGAGACGCCGGGGCCATCGTATTCTACGACGGCAGAGCAGGCCAGGGCAGAGTGCCTCTCAGTCCTTGACTTGGACTCCGACAGCAGTTTGGAGGAGGAGACGCGTGAGTTTGGGGCCTCTCCGCAAGAAATGAGTCCCCATAACCTCACAGAGGAGACTCTGGGTCCGTTTGAAAACGAAGAGTCTCCGCCGTATGACAGCGATGACTGTGTCATTATAAGTGTCGTTAAGCCGACAGCTGACAGGACCCCTGAGCTGGTTCAGCTGTCCTCCGACTCTGACGAGTCTGCCAGTGAAGATATTAAGGCAGTGCCTCTTCTACCTCAACACATCCGCTTCTCTAGCCTCAGTCCAGTGGCTTCCCAGAGTAGTG
The sequence above is a segment of the Gasterosteus aculeatus chromosome 9, fGasAcu3.hap1.1, whole genome shotgun sequence genome. Coding sequences within it:
- the toporsa gene encoding topoisomerase I binding, arginine/serine-rich a isoform X1, translated to MYIKIMSAIKVALQQSQKKGKRKPSEEMSADVSPDSKCPICLDQFNNISYLDVCLHKFCFRCIHEWSKNKAECPLCKQSFNSIYHSINSEQDFKKYDLQPVENASFGTFGGVRFRYRTTLTGVHRQMRGRTSPPPDNGVMFEASSNPPQQPQDRYIRRVMMRLAAKRRAASEGRAVNSLREQEMVNFRRELYRQGVKIRSVRDGGRSRDTSAEFFQRNPACLHRLIPWLKRELVVLYGAHGSLVNIVQHIIMSRITRYDMEDGAIQEELRPFLQGRTEHFLHEFISFAKCPFNMEAYDQHAVYDCPAASSNEDSSASSSVIAISEDEEYSAESNPPGDPASSLSHSLWDDETPGPSYSTTAEQARAECLSVLDLDSDSSLEEETREFGASPQEMSPHNLTEETLGPFENEESPPYDSDDCVIISVVKPTADRTPELVQLSSDSDESASEDIKAVPLLPQHIRFSSLSPVASQSSDPSGAGQSQNVETDLYHKLDSQTRCSSLTSSRHKRSGKSDRKERSREDKDRRRKRRSRSAERAHSSRSPVISHSSVSKLSRERSHSYSSGRNDSKCGADYSRRYSVNTHHSYRRYSPERSDSGMHYTETRSYYYSSREYPDRRPRSRSRSRDRRNRDTRPSPSRTYSSSRSPSTKRRSHNKPGGKRKYKTRHLEETSKNANSNADGDAPILSTKHKKKSRKRSKDRSMKTSRSLSVELVNDENGHERSKRHHKKKKKHKKKSKRHKSSERTGQHSPSVITIESDGDYSADDNGNQACSTEKDDPVHSTTEDPAGPAPPHSMD
- the LOC120825583 gene encoding PRELI domain-containing protein 1, mitochondrial; protein product: MVKYFSNNIDIGSTWDHVVSAFWQRYPNPFSTHVLTEDVVYREVTADHRLLSRRLLMKTNRLPRWAERLFPAGISRSVYIIEDSIVDPVNRSLTIYTWNLNHTTLMSVEERCIFRDSEEQPATTQLKREAWISSNVYGLSRPIQEFGLARFKSNQVKAMKGLEYALSNLQGETPQRPLRDTVKGASEKAKETAKSLASAAAGPQKPPQYV
- the toporsa gene encoding topoisomerase I binding, arginine/serine-rich a isoform X2 yields the protein MSAIKVALQQSQKKGKRKPSEEMSADVSPDSKCPICLDQFNNISYLDVCLHKFCFRCIHEWSKNKAECPLCKQSFNSIYHSINSEQDFKKYDLQPVENASFGTFGGVRFRYRTTLTGVHRQMRGRTSPPPDNGVMFEASSNPPQQPQDRYIRRVMMRLAAKRRAASEGRAVNSLREQEMVNFRRELYRQGVKIRSVRDGGRSRDTSAEFFQRNPACLHRLIPWLKRELVVLYGAHGSLVNIVQHIIMSRITRYDMEDGAIQEELRPFLQGRTEHFLHEFISFAKCPFNMEAYDQHAVYDCPAASSNEDSSASSSVIAISEDEEYSAESNPPGDPASSLSHSLWDDETPGPSYSTTAEQARAECLSVLDLDSDSSLEEETREFGASPQEMSPHNLTEETLGPFENEESPPYDSDDCVIISVVKPTADRTPELVQLSSDSDESASEDIKAVPLLPQHIRFSSLSPVASQSSDPSGAGQSQNVETDLYHKLDSQTRCSSLTSSRHKRSGKSDRKERSREDKDRRRKRRSRSAERAHSSRSPVISHSSVSKLSRERSHSYSSGRNDSKCGADYSRRYSVNTHHSYRRYSPERSDSGMHYTETRSYYYSSREYPDRRPRSRSRSRDRRNRDTRPSPSRTYSSSRSPSTKRRSHNKPGGKRKYKTRHLEETSKNANSNADGDAPILSTKHKKKSRKRSKDRSMKTSRSLSVELVNDENGHERSKRHHKKKKKHKKKSKRHKSSERTGQHSPSVITIESDGDYSADDNGNQACSTEKDDPVHSTTEDPAGPAPPHSMD
- the ndufb6 gene encoding NADH dehydrogenase [ubiquinone] 1 beta subcomplex subunit 6, coding for MSGYTPDEKLRVEQIRTLRRRWLKDQELSPRESAIQAKPSGAVAKFWAGFLEPKSLWRLYTYKAYNGGVFALTRLLIPAWIAHYCVKYHIAQRPYGIVEVKPKLYPGDTILETGEIVPDLPETHGHH